The region TGGCCGCTTCGTCATTGCCGCCGTAATTGGCGGCAACCCTATAGCCCGCGTCCTTCAAGCCTTTTGAAATCGCGGCACCGATGCCGCGGGTGCCGCCGGTGACCAATGCAACACGCGCCATGCTGTTTCCTTCCCAAGACCGTTCCCGTGCGGATCTCTCGAGGATCCATTCATTGTCAGGCGGCTCGATCCGAGCCTCCTGCAATATAGCTTAGGATATTTGACGGAACGGGAAAGAGAGAAGCTCCGGAATTTCCGGAGCTTCATGACGTTTTAGCAGTTTGCGGGCTTCAGGCGGTTCAGCGCTCGAGGCACATGGCGACGCCCATGCCGCCGCCGATGCAGAGGGTGGCGAGACCCTTCTTGGCGTTGCGTCGGCCCATTTCGTGAAGCAGGGTCACGAGCACCCGGGCGCCCGACGCGCCAATCGGGTGGCCGATGGCGATGGCGCCGCCGTTCACGTTCACGATGGCCGGATCCCAGCCCATATCCTTGTTGACGGCGAGCGCCTGGGCGGCGAAGGCCTCGTTGGCCTCGACGAGTTCGAGGTCGGACACCTTCCAGCCAGCCTTCTCCAGCGCCTTGCGCGAGGACGGGATCGGGCCCGTGCCCATGATGGCCGGATCCACGCCGGCGGTCGCCCAGGAGGCGATGCGGGCGAGCGGGGTCAGGCCGCGCTTCTCGGCCTCGGCCTCCGTCATCAGCACGATGGCGGCAGCACCGTCATTGATGCCCGAGGCGTTGCCGGCCGTCACCGTACCGTCCTTGGAGAAGGCGGGGCGGAGCTTGGCCAACGATTCGACCGTGGTGCCGGCGCGGATGTACTCGTCCTGGTCCACGACGATGTCCCCCTTGCGGGAGGAAATCGTCACAGGGGTGATCTCGTCCTTGAAGCGGCCTTCCTTCTGGGCGGCCTCCGCCTTGTTCTGGGAGCCGGTGGCGAACTGGTCCTGCTCCTCGCGGGTGAGCTGCCAGCGCTGGGCCACGTTCTCGGCGGTGTTGCCCATGTGGTAGCCGTGGAAGGCATCCATCAGGCCGTCCTTGAGCATGGTGTCCACGAGCTTGAAATCGCCCATCTTGGTGCCGGCCCGCATATGGGCAGCGTGAGGCGCCAGCGACATGGATTCCTGTCCGCCCGCCACGATGATGGCGGCATCGCCGTTGGCGATCTGCTGCATGCCGATGGCGACCGTGCGCAGGCCCGAGCCGCAGAGCTGGTTGAGGCCCCAGGCAGTCTTTTCCTGCGGGACGCCCGCCGCCATGGCGGCTTGGCGGGCCGGGTTCTGGCCCTGGCCTGCGGTGAGGATCTGGCCGAGGATCACCTCGTCCACTTCTCCGCCTTCGACCTTGGCGCGCTCGAGGGCAGCCTTGATAGCGACGGCGCCGAGCTCATGAGCCGGGGTATTGGCGAAGGCGCCGTTGAACGAGCCGACGGGGGTGCGTGCCGCGCCGACGATGACGATCCTATCTCCGGCCATTCCTCTCTCCTCATGCTGATTGTCTGGTCGCAGAATGAATGTAGTGCCGGCTCGATCAAATCCCCAGGGGGTGGGATGTCAAGGACCGGATGCGCAACCCTGCTCCGACCCGTCTTAGACTTTTGGCGCTTTGATCGATCAGCATAAGGCTTATAATCATTAACGGTCGACATCCTGACGGATCGGGATCGGGGATGTCGTCCATGGTAGTTTTCCCGGGAGCGTATCGGGCGAAATGGCGACGGACAAACAACCGACGATCATCAAGAAATATGCCAACCGCCGCCTCTACCACACGGGCACATCCACCTACGTGACGCTGGAAGATCTGGCCGGCATGGTGCGCAAAGGCGAAGACTTCGTGGTCTATGACGCGAAGTCCGGCGAGGAGATCACCCGCTCGGTCCTGGCGCAGATCATCTTCGAGCAGGAGAACAAGGAAGGGCCGAACCTCCTGCCCGTCACGGTGCTCCGCCAGCTGATCCGCTTCTACGGCGACAGCATGCAGGCCTTGGTGCCCAGCTACCTCGAATTTTCCATGAACAACCTGTCCCAGGAACAGCAGAAGCTCCGCGAGCAGATGGCGCAGACCTTCGGGCCCGGGGCCTTTCAGGCCATGGAGGAGCAGGTGCGCAAGAACATGGGCTTCTTCACGGAAGCAATGCGCATGTTCTCGCCTTTCCCTCAGGCGTCGTCCGGGACGTCCGAGACGAAGCCGGCGGCCAAGAGCGAGGAAACGAACGATCTCGACCGCCTGAAGCAGCAGATGGCCGACATGCAGGCCAAGCTCGACAAGCTGGCCACCAAATAGGTCTTTGAGATGGAATAACGGTGCTGTAGGGTGATGCACCTGCCATCACGTCCGACAGCCTATGATTTCCGTTGAACGATACCTTGATCGCATCGGCCATCGCGGAGCGCTGATTGCAACCGAGGACACGCTGGCGTCGCTGCATGCGGCTCACAGCGAAGCCATCCCTTTCGAGAATCTCGACATTCACCTCGGCAAGGCGCTTTCCAGCGACATCGCGGCGCTTTTCGCAAAGATGGTGCTCCACAGGCGGGGCGGATACTGCTTCGAGCAGAACGGCCTGTTCGCCGCGATGCTGGAAAGGATCGGCTTCAAGGTACGGCCGGTTCTGGGCCGGACGACTTTCGGCGCCAAGGCTCCGCGCCCGCGAGGACATCTTCTCTCGCTGGTGGAGACGGGCGGGCGGACGTGGATTGCCGATGTGGGATTCGGGGGGCACGGGCTTCTTGAACCGGTGCCGTTCGAAATGGGCCGTTCACATCGGGCCGGAGGCGAAACCTACCGCGTGATCGCCTCAGGCAATAGGGGCCTCGAACTGGAGATGCAGACCCCGGACGGGTGGGTCTCTCTCTATTGGTTCGACGAGATGCCTTGCTATCCGGTCGATGTGGACGTGATGAATTTCTATCACTCGCATTCGATGGATTCGTTCTTCTACAACAACCGCGTCGTTGCTTCGGCGCGGCGGGACCGCCGCCTGATGTTGACCAACAACGAGATGAAGATCGTTCGCGGCGGCGATGTCGAGATCCGGCTCATAGAGGATGAAGCAACCTATCTGAGAGTTCTGCTGGATGACTTCGATATCGAGCTCCCGCCGGATGCTCATGCCGAGTTGAGACCCCACCCCTCGATCGGGCCCGCCAGCCAAGTGGCCTGAGCTCCTTACATCGCGGCCTTTTTCAGCATCCGCCGGAGGCTCAGGGGCTGCGCGACGATCTCCGGCTCCCCGAACAGGGCCCCCTCCAGGTAATCCACGCCCCAGGCGGAGAGCAGGTGGGCGGTGGCCTCGTCATCCACCCATTCCGCCGCCGTGGCGATGCCGAGGTGCTGGGCCCTGTCGATCAGGGTCCTGACGGTGAGGCGGTCGTCGGTCGAGCGCTTGAGCGGCTGGATGAAGACGCCGTCGATCTTGAGAATGTCGACGGGCAGCATCCGCAGTTGATCCTGCGTCACGTAGCCTGCCCCGAAGCCGTTGAGCGCGAGGCCGACGCCTAAGGCCTTCATGGCATGGAGGCGGCCCAGAACGGCCCGTGGCTCGGCCAGGGCAGCCTCGGGAACTTCGACGATGAGGCGCGACTCGATGCCGGGCCGGGCACCGAGATGGGCCGCCAGCATGGGCAGCCATTCGGCATCCTGCAGGGTCCTGACGGAGACCGGCAGCGCCAGACGCCGATCGGGATGGTCTCTCAGGTGATCGGCCGCCAGCTCCAGCATGCGCCCGTCGACGAGGAGGGCGAGGTTCGTGTCCTTGAGCTTCGGCACCGGGCCGAGCAGGAGCGGGTGGTCTCCAGAGCCCGCGAGGGCGGCATAGGCCTGCATCAGGGCAGGCACACGGCTTTGGGCCTCCACCACCGGCTGGCAGGCAAGAGCGAGGCTCCGGCTGTTGAGGGCGTCGACCCAGTCGAACGGGGCCTGCTCCGCCGCCGGCGAGGGAGCCTTCGGGCGCGCGTCGTAGAGCCTGCAGGCTTCCCCGTGCTCGAGACTCGAGGCCAGGGCCTGCTCGGCGAAGCGCAGCAGCTTGGTGGCCTTGAAGGTATGGTCCGGCGCACAGGCCGCTCCCAGGTTCAGCGAGGCAACGGCCGGGTGATCCTCGATGAGCCCGGCGAGGCGCTTCATGGCGCTCGGAGCATCGGCGGCCGGGCAGCAGGTCAGGGTCAGGGCGAAGCGCTGGGGCTCGAGGATGGTGAAGAGGTCATGGCGGCGCATCATCGGACGCACCTTCCGGGCGATCTCCGTCATCGCGTCGGCCCCCGCATCGTCGAGGGCCCCGACGATCAGGGTGCAGGTCTGGGACACTCTCAGGGCTTCATTGATGCCGTTCTGGATGCTGCACAGGAGCTCCGAGCGCTGTTTCAGCATCGCGGGCAGCAGATCCCGCGCACTCGGAACCGGGTCGAGGCGCAACTGGCCACGGGCGAAGGCCGGGTGTCCATGGATATCCGGCTGCCAGCGTCCCGCGTCCTCGACCATCGTCACCCGGTCGGGTTCGAAGCGCAGGGCATACCGGGTTTCGTAGGCGCCGCCCCGAGCCTCGGCAGAGGCAATGGCGTCCCGGCGGGACAACCCGCAGCCGGGTTCGATCATGTGGGAGAAGCCTTGGCCCGTCTTCGGCAGATCTTTCGCCGGCACGCCGAGGATTTCGGCCGCGCCGGGCCCCCAGGTCAGGGCGTCGGATTGCAGATCCCAGGCATAGGTGAGGCTCGCCGTGGAGCGCAAAGGGCTCCGCGAGGCTTGGCGTCGCGGCCGGGAAACGCCCTTGAAAAGCCCCGTCCGGCCCTGCCCCTTCGTCGCCATCACACTCAACCCTCGAAATACGCACGACCCGGGAAC is a window of Microvirga lotononidis DNA encoding:
- the phaR gene encoding polyhydroxyalkanoate synthesis repressor PhaR gives rise to the protein MATDKQPTIIKKYANRRLYHTGTSTYVTLEDLAGMVRKGEDFVVYDAKSGEEITRSVLAQIIFEQENKEGPNLLPVTVLRQLIRFYGDSMQALVPSYLEFSMNNLSQEQQKLREQMAQTFGPGAFQAMEEQVRKNMGFFTEAMRMFSPFPQASSGTSETKPAAKSEETNDLDRLKQQMADMQAKLDKLATK
- a CDS encoding GGDEF domain-containing phosphodiesterase, which encodes MATKGQGRTGLFKGVSRPRRQASRSPLRSTASLTYAWDLQSDALTWGPGAAEILGVPAKDLPKTGQGFSHMIEPGCGLSRRDAIASAEARGGAYETRYALRFEPDRVTMVEDAGRWQPDIHGHPAFARGQLRLDPVPSARDLLPAMLKQRSELLCSIQNGINEALRVSQTCTLIVGALDDAGADAMTEIARKVRPMMRRHDLFTILEPQRFALTLTCCPAADAPSAMKRLAGLIEDHPAVASLNLGAACAPDHTFKATKLLRFAEQALASSLEHGEACRLYDARPKAPSPAAEQAPFDWVDALNSRSLALACQPVVEAQSRVPALMQAYAALAGSGDHPLLLGPVPKLKDTNLALLVDGRMLELAADHLRDHPDRRLALPVSVRTLQDAEWLPMLAAHLGARPGIESRLIVEVPEAALAEPRAVLGRLHAMKALGVGLALNGFGAGYVTQDQLRMLPVDILKIDGVFIQPLKRSTDDRLTVRTLIDRAQHLGIATAAEWVDDEATAHLLSAWGVDYLEGALFGEPEIVAQPLSLRRMLKKAAM
- a CDS encoding arylamine N-acetyltransferase family protein → MISVERYLDRIGHRGALIATEDTLASLHAAHSEAIPFENLDIHLGKALSSDIAALFAKMVLHRRGGYCFEQNGLFAAMLERIGFKVRPVLGRTTFGAKAPRPRGHLLSLVETGGRTWIADVGFGGHGLLEPVPFEMGRSHRAGGETYRVIASGNRGLELEMQTPDGWVSLYWFDEMPCYPVDVDVMNFYHSHSMDSFFYNNRVVASARRDRRLMLTNNEMKIVRGGDVEIRLIEDEATYLRVLLDDFDIELPPDAHAELRPHPSIGPASQVA
- a CDS encoding acetyl-CoA C-acetyltransferase: MAGDRIVIVGAARTPVGSFNGAFANTPAHELGAVAIKAALERAKVEGGEVDEVILGQILTAGQGQNPARQAAMAAGVPQEKTAWGLNQLCGSGLRTVAIGMQQIANGDAAIIVAGGQESMSLAPHAAHMRAGTKMGDFKLVDTMLKDGLMDAFHGYHMGNTAENVAQRWQLTREEQDQFATGSQNKAEAAQKEGRFKDEITPVTISSRKGDIVVDQDEYIRAGTTVESLAKLRPAFSKDGTVTAGNASGINDGAAAIVLMTEAEAEKRGLTPLARIASWATAGVDPAIMGTGPIPSSRKALEKAGWKVSDLELVEANEAFAAQALAVNKDMGWDPAIVNVNGGAIAIGHPIGASGARVLVTLLHEMGRRNAKKGLATLCIGGGMGVAMCLER